ACTTCTTGACTGGATGTTTGAGTCGCTGCATCGAGAGGCGGATCTGTCGCTTTCTGCCCTCCTTGAGGATCAGGAAGAAAGTCGTGGTTTCGGTCTTCGTGTCGATGCGGATTTTGTCGACTTCGGTTTTTCCTGTGCGGCCGTCGTCGAGATAAACGCCGGCGCGCAGGCGAGCGAAGGTTTTGTCGCTGACACAACCTTTGACGGTGACGCGGTATTCGCGTTCGTTGCCAAGGGAGGGGTGGAGCAAGCGTTGCGTGAGACCGCCGTCGTTGGTGAGCAGCACCAGGCCCGAGGTTCCGAGATCGAGGCGTCCGACCGGGAACATCCGCGGTCCATCTTTTGGCAATAGTTTTACGACGGTCGCGCGGCCTTCGGGATCGCGGACCGAAGTAATCACGCCCTCAGGTTTGTTGACCATCCAATAGGCGTGTTTTTCGCCGACTAGTTTCTCGCCGTCGAGACGTACGATATCGCGACTCGGATCTGCAGTGTCTCCGAGCTTGGCAGCGTCACCGTTGACGGAAACGCGCCCTTGGCGGATCAGTTCTTCACACGAGCGTCTTGAA
This window of the Myxococcales bacterium genome carries:
- a CDS encoding rRNA pseudouridine synthase; protein product: MAARQPSPKHRRRAKQPRRKNPVPAPRAAETASVSVRLQKLLAGAGFGSRRSCEELIRQGRVSVNGDAAKLGDTADPSRDIVRLDGEKLVGEKHAYWMVNKPEGVITSVRDPEGRATVVKLLPKDGPRMFPVGRLDLGTSGLVLLTNDGGLTQRLLHPSLGNEREYRVTVKGCVSDKTFARLRAGVYLDDGRTGKTEVDKIRIDTKTETTTFFLILKEGRKRQIRLSMQRLKHPVKKLVRVRMGPLRLGRLAPGAARPLRAEEVRALLAHAAGLK